The region AGGGCCACTTGGGGTTCGGGCACGCTGGCCTGTGCCAGGATGCCACTGCCGATCTCCACAGCTGTGGAGCGGTCCTGGCCCGGCCAGGGGACGCGTAGGGGGGGCAGATTAGTCGGTGCCATGTCTCAGATTCTCATATCCATCCGGAGCACTGGCGGCCGCCTGCTGCGCCTGCCACTGCCATAGCTGCTCAATGACTTCCTCCACCACTTCCTCCGAGGGCCGGCCGTCGCTGTGCACGTGAATGGTGCCTTTCTGGTAGTGCGGCTGGCGCTCGTTCATCAGCAGGCGAATCTTGGAGAGGGGGTCGGGCACCTGCAGCAGCGGCCGGTCCGAGTGTTTGGTGCGCTGGTAGACCGTCTCGGGGCTGGCCCACAGCACCACCACCGGGCCGCGTTCCAGCAGGGCCTGGCGGTTCTGTTCGTGGTTGAAGGTGCCGCCGCCCAGGCTGATTACGGCATGGTCCAGCCGGCTGACCCGCTCGACCACCTCACGCTCACAGGCGCGGAAATAGTCCTCGCCTTCTTCGTCGAACATCTGTGGGATGCTCTTGCCGGCCACCTTGGCAATCAGTTTGTCGGTGTCCACGTAATGCAGCGCCAGGGCGCGGGCCAGCTCCCAGCCCACGCGGCTTTTGCCGGTGCCCATAAAGCCCGCCAGCGCCACCCAGGTGACGGGGCGTTCGATCAGGCCAGCGCTGTTCATAGGCCCCAGTCTAAGGGTTTTGCTGCGGCGGGCAGTAACCTGACTCTGCTTTGCCCCGGTTGGCCGGAAATTTCCGGCGTCTCTTACGGCAAAAATCCCTGGGCAAACCGGCGGCGCTTACTCTTCCGGCGGTCTGCACCCCGGAGGGCCACTCTGGCCGGGGCCACCCGGCCGGGTCAGCTGCCAGAGGAAATAGGCGTTCATCATGGCCAGCAGAATAGACATGCTGCCCAGCACCGGGTCATTTTTGAAGAAGAAAAACCGCATCGCCAGCCCGCCCCACCCGATGATGAGGAAAGTGACCAGCCAGATGCGCCACGGAGGTGCGTACATGGCTGCCAGTCTAGCGTTGGGGACGCAGCGGGGCCAGGGACGCCGGGCCGCGCTGCGGGGCGGGGGAGGAGGCAGGCGGCAGGCGGCTGACCCAGTCCAGCGCGGCGGCCACGTTCAGCACGCCGGCGCCGCAGCTTTTGCGGGGGTCGGGGTCACAGCCCCGGGGGCCCCAGGGGGCAGCCGTGCGGGTCAGGGCGCTGCGCAGCTCGGCGGGGCTGAGGTCGGGCCGCAGGCCCAGCAACAGGCTGGCCGCCGCGCTCACCTGCGGCGCCGCGAACGACGTGCCGTTCTGGCGGTGGGCGTGCAGCGGGGCCGGCCGGCCGGCTGCGTCCAGCGCGGTGCTGGCCACCAGCCCCCGCTCCGGGACGCCGCTGGGCGCCGCCAGCGCCACCGCTGAGCCCCAGTTGGCGTAATCCGGGCGCTGACCGCTGTCGTCCACCCCGGTCACGGTGAGGACCCCCGCGCAGCTGGCCGGGGAGAGCAGCCCGGCGTCGCGGTTCTCGTTGCCGGCGCCCACCACCACCAGGGCGCCGGCGCGGGTCACATCGTTTACGGCGGCCGCGATGCGGGGGTCACAGCCGCGGTCGGGCAGCCAGTCGGCAAAGAGTGAGGTGTTGATGATGCGGGCCGGCGCTGGGTTGCGCGGCACGCCGGCCACCGGCAATCCTGCGGCCCAGCGCAGGCCGTCGGCCAGGTCGCCGGGGGCGATCATGCCGTTTTCGTCGGCGACCCGCACCGCCAGAATCTGCGCGGCGGGGTTGATGCCGGCCATGCCGGCCCCGGCCTGATCCGCCCCGATGATGCCCGAGACCATCTCGCTGTGAAAGGCGAACTGCCCCACGCCCGAAGCGTCGGGGTCGCGGCCGTCCCCGTCACCGGCCCGCTGAGCGTCACTCACGAAGTCGTAGCCGTTGAGAATGCGGCCCTGCAACTGGGGATGTGGCGTGTAGCCGGTGTCCAGTACCGCCACCGTGACCGGCGCCGCCACCCGGCCCCGCTGCGCCCAGGCGCGGGTCAGGCCGATGTCCTGTAGGTAAGTCTGCTGCGCGCTCAGGGCCGCGGCCGGATGGTAAGGCAGGGACGTGCTGGCGGCGGGGCGGGGGGCGTTGGGCACAGAGCTGCTGGTCGCCGGGCTGAAGGGCGTGGGCTGGGCAGTTGTGGGCCGGGCAGTGGAGGGCTGAGCAGTTGCAGGAAGCGGCAGAAAGGGGAAAGCCGGCGCGGTCACTGGCGGCACATTTGCGGCTGGCGCAGCTACCGGCAGCGCCGGCTGCACCGGCAGGACAGAGATGGCCTGGACCGGTTCCGCAAGGCTCAGGCTCAGCAGGGCCAGGGCAGTCATCCGAAAGGCAGAGTTCACAGCCCGGAGTATGCCGCCTGGAGCTGACGCGCCGCTGAGAGAAAAATCCGGCCTGAGACAGGGACCGGAATGCGGACGGAGTGCAGCGGGAGCGGCGGAGGCCAGGGCAGAGACAGGCACTACACTGCAGCTGTATGACTTTTGTCCGCACTCTTCTCAAACAGGCACTGCCCTACGCGGAGCGGGCCGTCACGGCGGCCGATCAGGCGTTCAGCGGGTTCGTGCAGCCGCGCCGGGCCCGCGGCAAGCTGGTGGTGCAGCCTTACGTGGGCTGGGGCTCGCCCGAGCAGGTGGAGGTTCAGGGCCGGGTGCTGCTGCCGCGCGTGACCACGCCGCCCCGGGTCGGCGACGCCCGCTGGCGCAACTTTCTGAACATCATGCGCCGGCTGTTCTCGCGCGAGGTGAGCGGCGTGGAGGTGACCGGCACCTTCCGGGGTGAAGCGGTGCACAGCAGCAGCGGCCCCGACGGCTACTTCAACCTGGTGTTTCACCCGGGCGGCGCCGTGCCGGCCGGCTGGTACGAGGCGCCGCTCAGCATCGAGGGCCGCGGCGAGATGAGCCGCGCGCGGGTGCAGGTGGTGGACCACCCGGCTTTTGGCATCATCTCCGACCTGGACGACACTGTGATTCAGTCGGACGTGACCAGCATGCCCCGGATGCTGATGACCAGCCTGACCGGCAACGCCCGTACCCGACTGCCTTTTCCGGGCGTGGGCGCCTTTTACCACGGCCTGGTGCAGCAGGGCGGCGGCCGCAACCCGATTTTTTATGTGTCGAGCAGTCCCTGGAACTTTTTCGACCTGTTGTGGCAGTTTCTGAGTTACCGCCAGATTCCGCTGGGGCCGATGTTCCTGCGCAACTGGGGGTTTGATCTGCTGGCCGGGCACAACGATTACAAGCACGGGGTTATTGAGCGCATTTTCGAGCGCTTCCCCGATATGAAATTCGTGCTGGTGGGCGACAGCGGCGAGCATGATCCCCAGATCTACGCTGAAGTGGTGCGCCGCCACCCCGGGCGGGTGCTGGCGGTGTATATCCGCGATGTGTCGGACGCGGCGACCGATCAGGCCGTGCTGAGAATCCGCGAGGAGGTCCGCGCCGCCGGGGTGGAAATGGTTTTGGCCGCCGACAGCCTCTACGCTGCCGGACACGCGATGGCGATGGGCCTGATCACGCCCGAGCAGATGCGCCGGGTGCAGCGCTCGGTGGCCCGGCACTACAGCTGGTAGTAGGAGCCAACAGAACAACAAAAAGCCACCCTGCACGGGGTGGCTTTTTTATGGGGCTATTTGGCGGAGCCTGCGCGGGCGCTTATCCCTGCTGCGTTTCGCTGCCAGGGCGGCGGCTGCGGCGGCGGCGCCGGCGGCGGTCACCTTCACCACTCTGGCCGCCGTTCTGACCTGCGTGGTTGCCTTCGCTGCCCCGGCTGCGCGCGCCGGCGGTCTGCCGGCTGTCACGTCCACCGGCCGCGCTCCGGCCACCGCTGCGTTGGCCCTGGCCGCCGCGGGGGGGGCGGCCGCCGTAGCTGCTGCTGCCGCCGTCATCCTCGGGCATGTTGTCTACGCTCCAGTCGCCGAAGTACATCCGCTGCACAGTCACGTTGACCGGGCGCAGGTGCTCGTTGCGGGGCCGTTCCAGCGTGATGACCCGGCGCCGGCCGTTGCCGCCGCCCTGACCGCCGCTGCGGGGCCGGCCGGCGTCGCGCCCACCGTTTTCACGCCCGCTGCCGTCGCGGTTGCTGCGGCCACCTTGGCCCCGGTTTCCTTCGGCGCTGCGGCCGTTCTGCCGCCCACCGCGGCCCTGGTCCTGGCCCTGAGATTGGGCCTGATTCTGGCCGGCTGCCTGACCACTGCGGCCGCTGCTGTCCTCATCCAGCGTGAAGCGCGGCTGGGAGGGGCGCACGCCCGACAGCTTCTGCTGGCGCTCCTGCTCGCGGTCCTCGCGGCGGCGGGCGCGCACGCGCTGGCCTTCCACCTTCTGCCCGGTGGTCTGGGTCTTGTTGCCCGAAGGCTGATTCTCGCTCATAACAATCTCCTCTAGTTCAGTGCCCTCTTCCGGCACGGTGAAATCAATCTGACGGGCCAGCGGCTTGACCTCGGAAATGGTCACGGCCACCGGGTCGCCCAGGCGGAAAATGCGGCCGTTGCTGCGGCCTTTCAGCATCTGGGCGTCTTCCAGATAGATGTAGTAGTCGTCGTCCAGGTGGCTGATGTGCAGCTTGCCTTCCACGCCGTTTTCCAGCGCCACGAACAGGCCGCTGGCCACCACACCCGACACGTTGCCCATAAAGCTGGCGCCCTCGTGTTCCTGCGCCCACTTGGCCTGATAGTACTTGGTCAGGTCGCGCTCGGCCTCGGCGGCGTTGCGCTCGCGGTCGGAGGTGTGTTCGCCCATGGCGGGCAGCACCGAACGCAGCTGCGCCACCTCGCGGCTGCCACTGCGCAGTTCACCGCTCAGCACGCCGCTCAGCACGCCGCGCAGCACCCGGTGAACCAGCAGGTCCGGATAGCGGCGAATCGGTGAGGTGAAGTGCAGGTACTCGTCGAACGCCAGGCCGAAGTGCCCCAGGTTCTCGCCGGCGTACTTGGCCTGCTGCATCGAACGCAGCAGCAGGGTGTTTACCACGCTTTCGCGCGGGGTGCCGCGCACCTGCTTGAGCACGTCCTGATAAGCCTGCGGGGTCGGTTCACCGCCGGGGAACGACAGCCCCAGCCGCCCGATGGCCTGCGTCACGTCCTGGAAGCGTTGCAGGGTGGGTTCCTCGTGAATCCGGAACAGCGCCGGCACGTTGCGCTCGATCAGGAAGTGCGCCACCACCTTGTTGGCCAGCAGCATCAGGTCCTCGATCATGCCGCGGGCCGTTTCCTCGCGCAGAGGAATCAGTTCCATGCGGCCCTGTTCGTCCACGTCCACCTTGACCTCGCGCATCTTGAAGTCCAGGCTGCCTTCCCGCAGCCGGGCCTGCCGCAGCTTGCTGGTGATTTTCAGCAGCAGGTGCAGGTCACCCTCCAGTTGACGGGCCTGCTCGGGCAGCGGCGAGGTGGCTTCGCTGTACGCCTGCACCTCGTCGTAGGTGAGCCGCGCCTTGGAATGAATCACGCTGGGGCCGATTTCCACGTTCAGGATCTCGCCCTCACCCGAGAGTTCGACCAGGGCGCTCATGGTGAGGCGGTCCTCGTTCGGCACCAGGCTGCACACCCCGTTGCTGAGGTGTTCGGGCAGCATCGGCAGCACCCGGCCCGGCAGATACACGCTGGTGGCGCGGGCATAAGCTTCGCCGTCCAGCTCGCTGCCGGCCTGCACATAGTGGCTCACGTCCGCGATGTGGACACCCACCAGGAACGTGCCCTGCTCGGTGGGCTGGATATGAATCGCGTCGTCGAAGTCCTTGGCATCGCGGCCGTCCACCGTGAAGGTGTTCAGGTCGCGCAGGTCCATCCGGCCCCGCAGCGCTTCAGGCGGCACCGCGTTGGGGATGCGGCCCGCTTCGCTCAGCACTTCGGGCGGGAATTCGCCGCGCAGGCCGTACTTGACCATCACCGCTTCGGTTTCGGTCTCGGGGTCGTCTTCCTCGCCCAGCACCCGGCTGATGGCTCCGAACACCTCGTCCTCGCCGGTGTCTTCGGGCCAGTAGAGGTCCACCACCACGCGGGCGCCGGTTTCCAGCTCCTCGGTGCCGTCGCTGACCAGCAAGATGCGGTGCCGCGCCCGGAAGTCGTCGGCCTTCAGGATGGGGTAGCCGTGGCTGTATTCCAGGGTGCCCACCAGCTGCGAGTAAT is a window of Deinococcus sp. Marseille-Q6407 DNA encoding:
- a CDS encoding shikimate kinase, with translation MNSAGLIERPVTWVALAGFMGTGKSRVGWELARALALHYVDTDKLIAKVAGKSIPQMFDEEGEDYFRACEREVVERVSRLDHAVISLGGGTFNHEQNRQALLERGPVVVLWASPETVYQRTKHSDRPLLQVPDPLSKIRLLMNERQPHYQKGTIHVHSDGRPSEEVVEEVIEQLWQWQAQQAAASAPDGYENLRHGTD
- a CDS encoding S8 family serine peptidase, which encodes MNSAFRMTALALLSLSLAEPVQAISVLPVQPALPVAAPAANVPPVTAPAFPFLPLPATAQPSTARPTTAQPTPFSPATSSSVPNAPRPAASTSLPYHPAAALSAQQTYLQDIGLTRAWAQRGRVAAPVTVAVLDTGYTPHPQLQGRILNGYDFVSDAQRAGDGDGRDPDASGVGQFAFHSEMVSGIIGADQAGAGMAGINPAAQILAVRVADENGMIAPGDLADGLRWAAGLPVAGVPRNPAPARIINTSLFADWLPDRGCDPRIAAAVNDVTRAGALVVVGAGNENRDAGLLSPASCAGVLTVTGVDDSGQRPDYANWGSAVALAAPSGVPERGLVASTALDAAGRPAPLHAHRQNGTSFAAPQVSAAASLLLGLRPDLSPAELRSALTRTAAPWGPRGCDPDPRKSCGAGVLNVAAALDWVSRLPPASSPAPQRGPASLAPLRPQR
- a CDS encoding App1 family protein encodes the protein MTFVRTLLKQALPYAERAVTAADQAFSGFVQPRRARGKLVVQPYVGWGSPEQVEVQGRVLLPRVTTPPRVGDARWRNFLNIMRRLFSREVSGVEVTGTFRGEAVHSSSGPDGYFNLVFHPGGAVPAGWYEAPLSIEGRGEMSRARVQVVDHPAFGIISDLDDTVIQSDVTSMPRMLMTSLTGNARTRLPFPGVGAFYHGLVQQGGGRNPIFYVSSSPWNFFDLLWQFLSYRQIPLGPMFLRNWGFDLLAGHNDYKHGVIERIFERFPDMKFVLVGDSGEHDPQIYAEVVRRHPGRVLAVYIRDVSDAATDQAVLRIREEVRAAGVEMVLAADSLYAAGHAMAMGLITPEQMRRVQRSVARHYSW
- the rnr gene encoding ribonuclease R, which gives rise to MPKTNPKSAPSEDQISPEAGTEQTPESSREAAVTEQGAADQPAAKPAAKKAGRKPAAKKAASDPAADAQAEQPAAKKSAGKSKSAPKTKRTSRKAGSDADAAVPTVTDPAAEATGAAAQVAETQTAEAQPETPNTAAEPAKQPRRTSRGRKAAAPEAEATANADQAEKPAGRKTGRTSRRKAAEPLSEPAPEQTAAADAAEAQAQPANTEPAPTETAKKPARRQTRRSTAKSAQAAEETANAAHTAAEEKPAEAEAAQPAPATQPKPQRKSRSGRTKKATQDAPDTAAPTLTVAADAEAQQPLTDSARVAAEVDAGSAAAPAEAAQPAPAAPRKSRRGRSSRAATPTEAAPEAEPAPKALEAGATDPTSAPASEPEVSAPAPVQEVAAQEAPAQDEGAQEEEPLVLQRPKGRSQGQRHADHAETPEPELVEKLSGVELVAPQGETGTAPQEQSGQDAGGQSDVLAGVLPELPPLPETAAPVTAEGPQLDDPVQELLVSQLRSIGRPIHVRDLEKSFTRQKARLVGGWRDIEGVLEQLTRAGIVVRTRKKTYGLPEAMNLVRGRFQASAAGFGFVVPDTGRDDYYVPPEDTLEAWNGDTVLVRPEGHGARGSNSGRRGSRFDGNPQASVVRIVQRHYSQLVGTLEYSHGYPILKADDFRARHRILLVSDGTEELETGARVVVDLYWPEDTGEDEVFGAISRVLGEEDDPETETEAVMVKYGLRGEFPPEVLSEAGRIPNAVPPEALRGRMDLRDLNTFTVDGRDAKDFDDAIHIQPTEQGTFLVGVHIADVSHYVQAGSELDGEAYARATSVYLPGRVLPMLPEHLSNGVCSLVPNEDRLTMSALVELSGEGEILNVEIGPSVIHSKARLTYDEVQAYSEATSPLPEQARQLEGDLHLLLKITSKLRQARLREGSLDFKMREVKVDVDEQGRMELIPLREETARGMIEDLMLLANKVVAHFLIERNVPALFRIHEEPTLQRFQDVTQAIGRLGLSFPGGEPTPQAYQDVLKQVRGTPRESVVNTLLLRSMQQAKYAGENLGHFGLAFDEYLHFTSPIRRYPDLLVHRVLRGVLSGVLSGELRSGSREVAQLRSVLPAMGEHTSDRERNAAEAERDLTKYYQAKWAQEHEGASFMGNVSGVVASGLFVALENGVEGKLHISHLDDDYYIYLEDAQMLKGRSNGRIFRLGDPVAVTISEVKPLARQIDFTVPEEGTELEEIVMSENQPSGNKTQTTGQKVEGQRVRARRREDREQERQQKLSGVRPSQPRFTLDEDSSGRSGQAAGQNQAQSQGQDQGRGGRQNGRSAEGNRGQGGRSNRDGSGRENGGRDAGRPRSGGQGGGNGRRRVITLERPRNEHLRPVNVTVQRMYFGDWSVDNMPEDDGGSSSYGGRPPRGGQGQRSGGRSAAGGRDSRQTAGARSRGSEGNHAGQNGGQSGEGDRRRRRRRSRRPGSETQQG